Proteins from a genomic interval of Centroberyx gerrardi isolate f3 chromosome 23, fCenGer3.hap1.cur.20231027, whole genome shotgun sequence:
- the LOC139930015 gene encoding carbohydrate sulfotransferase 12-like, translating to MFLIMLSIYHWDMLQRKRGKMYMCFEQRKHLLREMCGGNGEKKHILEDMTDKELENLIVDEKHGVIYCYIPKVACTNWKRVMFVLNQSEPYQDPMSISGDLVHMPYQLTLLNSFPRIEMKVRLKHYTKFLFVRDPFVRLISAYRDKFQRYNEYYYLNFARDMLRLYGGQPEPPKSVDEAFASGLHPSFYSFIQYLLDPQTEKNVPFEPHWRQMHRLCHPCLIQYDFVGHQETLQADAEQLLRILKLQDDIKFPPSYDNMTSPGWVWDWFRTVPLEARRKLYKLYEVDFKLFGYTKPDALLNE from the exons ATGTTTCTCATCATGCTGTCCATTTACCACTGGGACATGTtacaaagaaagagaggtaaAATGTAtatgtgcttt gaacagaGAAAGCACTTGCTAAGGGAGATGTGTGGTGGCAACGGAGAGAAGAAGCATATTTTAGAGGACATGACTGACAAAGAGCTGGAGAACCTCATAGTGGATGAGAAACATGGCGTCATCTACTGTTACATTCCCAAG GTGGCATGTACCAACTGGAAGAGGGTTATGTTTGTCCTGAACCAGAGCGAGCCATATCAAGACCCCATGTCCATATCTGGTGACTTGGTCCACATGCCCTACCAGCTAACTCTCCTTAACAGCTTCCCTCGAATAGAAATGAAG GTAAGGCTGAAGCACTACACCAAGTTCCTGTTTGTGCGGGACCCATTTGTCCGTCTCATCTCCGCCTACCGGGACAAGTTCCAGCGGTACAATGAGTACTACTACCTAAACTTTGCCCGTGACATGCTGCGTCTTTATGGCGGCCAGCCCGAACCGCCGAAGTCTGTGGACGAGGCGTTTGCGTCAGGCCTCCACCCGTCCTTCTACAGCTTTATCCAGTACCTGCTGGACCCGCAGACGGAGAAGAACGTGCCCTTTGAACCCCACTGGAGGCAGATGCACCGGCTGTGCCACCCCTGCCTGATACA GTATGATTTCGTGGGCCATCAGGAGACTCTGCAGGCGGATGCTGAACAGCTGCTCAGGATCTTGAAGCTGCAGGACGACATAAAGTTCCCTCCTTCCTACGACAACATGACATCCCCTGGTTGGGTGTGGGACTGGTTCAGAACAGTGCCCCTAGAGGCCAGGAGGAAGCTGTACAAGCTCTACGAGGTGGACTTCAAGCTCTTTGGCTATACGAAACCAGACGCATTGCTTAATGAGTGA
- the LOC139930026 gene encoding E3 ubiquitin-protein ligase TRIM47-like, protein MASPSDLQSSCQCSICLNTFIDPVSTPCGHSFCKVCIGTHWDMSDAIQCPICQESFKKRPQLRVNITIIDLMNALKVNGESIHEEEISTQTQDILCDVCTGEKKAKALKSCLQCEESLCAEHLKPHQNDAELKRHELWDPVNKLKERVCKQHRKPLDLVCQCDLTCVCVLCVQSDHQDHNCVPLEGHLRKKKIKVEQALTKVQQEIKKREEMEKKVVRSVEISEKNASTDTEDTLRIFTRLQQVFELSQTRLLDTIPILQRKTEDHCKSVKEKLQQEIGELEKQRSELEQLSHIEDHLHLLQRLREFSNMQWM, encoded by the exons ATGGCCTCCCCCAGTGATCTCCAGTCCAGTTGCCAATGTTCTATCTGTTTGAATACCTTCATTGACCCAGTCTCTACTCCTTGTGGACACAGCTTCTGCAAAGTCTGTATTGGCACTCACTGGGACATGAGTGATGCTATTCAGTGTCCAATTTGTCAAGAAAGCTTCAAGAAAAGGCCACAGCTCCGTGTCAATATCACAATTATAGATCTGATGAACGCGCTCAAGGTAAACGGAGAAAGCATACATGAGGAAGAGATTTCGACCCAAACTCAAGACATTTTGTGTGATGTCTGTACCGGAGAGAAGAAGGCTAAGGCGCTCAAGTCCTGTCTGCAGTGTGAAGAATCTCTCTGTGCTGAACACCTGAAACCTCACCAGAATGATGCTGAGCTGAAGAGACATGAGCTGTGGGATCCTGTCAACAAACTGAAGGAGAG GGTGTGCAAGCAGCACAGAAAACCTTTGGATCTCGTCTGCCAGTGTgatctgacctgtgtgtgtgtcctgtgcgTCCAATCAGACCACCAAGATCACAACTGTGTCCCTTTGGAGGGCCATCTGAGAAAGAAGAAG ATCAAGGTTGAGCAGGCATTGACAAAGGTGCAGCAGGAGATCAAGAAGcgggaagagatggagaaaaaggtTGTGCGATCAGTGGAAATCAGCGAA aaaaatgCCAGCACAGACACTGAAGACACCCTGAGGATATTCACTCGTCTACAGCAAGTGTTTGAGTTAAGTCAGACAAGACTTCTGGATACGATCCCCATtctacagagaaaaacagaggatcACTGTAAGTCAGTCAAAGAAAAGCTACAACAGGAAATTGGTGAGCTGGAAAAGCAAAGAAGTGAACTGGAGCAGCTCTCTCACATTGAGGACCATCTCCATCTTCTACAG AGATTAAGAGAATTCAGCAATATGCAG tggATGTGA